A section of the Gloeobacter violaceus PCC 7421 genome encodes:
- a CDS encoding MarR family winged helix-turn-helix transcriptional regulator, which produces MFEEVPGAIESKVLDGLARIATVMKGETWQVAGEMGLTPTQVQILKLLHLRSQEVVRMSEVARELSVTPATASDAVGALIRKGLVARTLSPQDARAFVLTLTEAGAAQANRLVQWPASLLEAAGTLAPGEQAAMTRCLIKMIRSLQEQGQILPARMCVNCRYFRPHSYPGSNTPHHCAFVDAPFGDRNLRVECPDYERAEPQLADRNWSTFIRAQSQSDSSL; this is translated from the coding sequence ATGTTTGAAGAAGTCCCCGGCGCGATCGAGAGCAAAGTCCTCGATGGGCTGGCTCGGATTGCCACAGTCATGAAGGGAGAGACCTGGCAGGTGGCGGGCGAAATGGGTCTGACGCCTACCCAGGTCCAGATTTTGAAGCTGTTGCACCTTCGTTCTCAAGAGGTGGTACGTATGTCGGAAGTAGCTCGGGAACTGTCCGTCACCCCGGCCACCGCGAGCGACGCTGTGGGTGCCCTTATCCGCAAGGGCCTGGTTGCCAGAACTCTGTCGCCACAGGATGCCCGGGCTTTTGTTTTGACATTGACCGAAGCGGGAGCAGCCCAGGCCAACCGCCTGGTGCAGTGGCCCGCGAGCCTGCTGGAGGCGGCCGGTACCCTGGCGCCGGGCGAGCAGGCGGCAATGACTCGATGTCTTATCAAGATGATCCGTTCTCTGCAAGAGCAGGGCCAGATTCTCCCGGCGCGGATGTGTGTCAATTGTCGCTACTTTCGACCCCACAGCTATCCAGGTTCGAACACTCCGCACCACTGCGCCTTCGTCGACGCGCCCTTCGGTGATCGCAACCTGCGCGTGGAGTGCCCGGATTACGAGAGGGCCGAGCCGCAACTGGCCGACCGCAACTGGTCAACTTTTATCCGTGCACAATCACAATCCGACAGCTCATTGTGA
- a CDS encoding DUF3386 domain-containing protein, which produces MSEVQTQPSAADVFRAAYENRYTWDADFPGFEADFTLVLNDETHTGTAAILKDLSVRVETADAKAQEWLYNQLKDVVVHRKRSSFEAAHSKHTFSFDGEADETGALPVTVGGDAMGSNYKIRDNQVVQVSRTMGRMAFTINHLAKIDTSTGYLSTAYNAVFRNAQSGEVTAQRRFEDTYEEYEGYWVMTRQVVHSREGDTSTVTEITFTNLRPVQ; this is translated from the coding sequence ATGAGTGAAGTGCAGACGCAGCCCTCGGCCGCCGATGTGTTCCGGGCAGCCTACGAGAACCGCTACACCTGGGATGCCGATTTTCCGGGTTTCGAGGCGGATTTTACCCTGGTGCTGAATGACGAAACCCACACCGGCACCGCCGCCATCCTCAAAGACTTGAGCGTGCGCGTCGAGACCGCTGACGCCAAGGCGCAGGAATGGCTCTACAACCAGCTCAAAGACGTGGTTGTCCACCGCAAGCGCTCCAGTTTCGAAGCGGCCCACAGCAAACACACCTTCAGTTTCGACGGTGAAGCCGACGAGACCGGGGCGCTGCCGGTGACCGTGGGCGGCGACGCGATGGGCTCGAATTACAAAATCCGCGACAACCAGGTCGTCCAGGTCTCCCGGACAATGGGGCGCATGGCCTTCACGATCAACCACCTGGCCAAGATCGATACCTCCACCGGTTATCTTTCGACCGCCTACAACGCCGTGTTCCGCAACGCCCAGAGCGGTGAAGTGACCGCCCAGCGCAGATTCGAAGACACCTACGAAGAGTACGAAGGCTACTGGGTGATGACCAGGCAGGTTGTCCACAGCCGCGAAGGCGACACCTCGACCGTCACCGAGATCACCTTCACCAACCTGCGGCCAGTGCAGTAA
- a CDS encoding NAD(P)/FAD-dependent oxidoreductase — protein MEQLLYLEVPAPTAKVREWLQVTFRPAFGTPSPTPDGFRLSYEDAEWVCFVWELQRTTYLKVFRWSDKPSAAEAGWVSDLKTRLEAAFPLAYPELPTIDLGGQSIFEALRPYYPLTVHYFETRMENGEYALKKAYWWEKRWREGAAGRLAAPEPVIFKSRPANPPPITYDLIYCGAALGIIHAAAMARLGWRVAVIERGPFGGMNREWNISRSELESLVELGLFGREQVEGLILNEYYDGLNKFYDGNVPPRAKGKLLHTPTVLNVALDAEKLLHLCGEQVRAHGGDIFDCTEFDRIHVWEEGLVVEAHQLGTGERLRLGGRLCIDAMGSASPIALQLTGGRAFDSVCPTVGAVVSGFKPGVWDLKLGDVLCSHGDISRGRQLIWELFPGKGDEMAIYLFYYHQIHPDNPGSLLDLYEDFFAILPEYKRCDLGALELKKATFGYIPAGSALETHERRVAFDRLLTIGDAASLQSPLVFTGFGSLVRNLPRLCELLHTALQHDLLAAADLDCVRASQSNIAVTWLFSRAMMVPTGRRLSPERINAILNIYFDILADSPPGLVDAFLKDRLGWIEFTNLALRAAFKNPRILTWAVDVVGTETLVNWLPAYGRFAFDSLQSAVLGGWLPEVVRSARHRLEKTNPRLWYRLLAWSYRLTYGIGRPARTGFVLS, from the coding sequence ATGGAACAACTGCTCTACCTGGAAGTTCCGGCACCGACGGCGAAGGTGCGCGAGTGGCTGCAGGTCACTTTTCGCCCCGCCTTCGGCACCCCCTCGCCCACGCCGGACGGCTTTCGGCTCAGCTACGAGGACGCCGAGTGGGTCTGCTTTGTGTGGGAACTGCAGCGGACCACTTATCTCAAAGTCTTTCGGTGGAGTGATAAGCCAAGCGCCGCCGAGGCAGGCTGGGTGTCGGATCTCAAGACGCGGCTGGAGGCGGCTTTTCCGCTCGCCTACCCCGAACTGCCCACCATCGACCTGGGGGGTCAGTCGATTTTCGAGGCGCTGCGCCCTTACTATCCGCTCACGGTGCACTACTTCGAGACCCGGATGGAAAACGGCGAGTACGCCCTCAAAAAAGCCTACTGGTGGGAAAAGCGCTGGCGCGAAGGGGCCGCAGGCCGCCTGGCGGCACCCGAACCGGTCATCTTCAAAAGCCGCCCCGCCAATCCGCCGCCCATCACCTACGACCTGATCTACTGCGGCGCCGCCCTCGGGATCATCCACGCCGCCGCCATGGCCCGCCTCGGTTGGCGGGTGGCGGTGATCGAGCGCGGCCCGTTCGGCGGGATGAACCGCGAGTGGAACATCTCCAGGAGCGAACTCGAATCGCTCGTCGAACTGGGACTGTTTGGCCGCGAGCAGGTCGAAGGGCTCATCCTCAACGAGTACTACGACGGGCTCAACAAGTTCTACGACGGCAACGTGCCGCCCCGGGCCAAGGGCAAACTGCTGCACACCCCGACGGTCCTCAACGTCGCCCTGGATGCCGAGAAGCTGTTGCACCTGTGCGGAGAACAGGTGCGCGCCCACGGCGGCGATATTTTCGACTGCACCGAGTTCGATCGCATCCACGTCTGGGAGGAAGGTCTGGTCGTCGAAGCCCATCAACTGGGCACCGGCGAGCGGCTGCGCCTGGGTGGGCGGCTGTGCATCGACGCGATGGGATCGGCTTCGCCGATTGCCCTACAGCTCACCGGCGGCCGCGCTTTTGACTCCGTTTGCCCGACGGTGGGGGCGGTGGTGAGTGGCTTCAAGCCGGGGGTGTGGGACCTCAAACTGGGCGATGTGCTCTGCTCCCACGGCGACATCTCGCGGGGCCGCCAGCTCATCTGGGAACTGTTCCCGGGCAAGGGCGACGAGATGGCGATTTATCTATTTTATTACCATCAGATCCACCCCGACAACCCCGGCAGCCTGCTCGATCTCTACGAGGATTTCTTTGCGATCCTCCCCGAGTACAAGCGCTGCGATCTCGGTGCGCTCGAATTGAAAAAGGCGACCTTCGGCTACATCCCGGCGGGCTCCGCCCTGGAGACCCACGAGCGGCGGGTGGCCTTCGACCGGTTGCTGACCATCGGCGATGCCGCCTCGCTGCAGTCGCCTTTGGTCTTCACGGGCTTCGGCTCGCTGGTGCGCAATTTGCCCCGGCTGTGCGAGTTGTTGCACACGGCCTTGCAGCACGATTTGCTCGCCGCCGCCGATCTCGACTGCGTGCGCGCCTCCCAGAGCAACATCGCCGTCACCTGGCTTTTTTCGCGGGCGATGATGGTGCCCACCGGTAGGCGGCTCTCGCCCGAGCGCATCAACGCTATTCTCAACATCTACTTCGATATCCTGGCCGATAGCCCCCCCGGCCTGGTGGACGCCTTTCTCAAAGACCGCCTGGGCTGGATCGAGTTTACGAATCTGGCCCTGCGCGCTGCCTTCAAAAACCCCCGCATCCTTACCTGGGCCGTGGACGTGGTGGGCACCGAGACCCTCGTCAACTGGCTTCCGGCTTACGGCCGCTTTGCCTTCGATTCGCTGCAGAGTGCCGTGTTGGGCGGCTGGCTGCCGGAGGTGGTGCGCTCCGCCCGCCACCGCCTCGAAAAGACCAATCCCCGCCTCTGGTATCGCCTGTTGGCCTGGAGCTACCGGCTCACCTACGGTATCGGCCGCCCGGCCCGCACCGGATTTGTTCTCAGTTAA
- a CDS encoding peroxidase family protein — protein sequence MTSTQDRPTSVPPSASRRGPEVRRHGHAPRTGEQYPLGEFVPSGKFGRMFARLRPLLPPNEALIELGLAMGDVEPNTPEGDNPEVPAGYTYLGQFIDHDITFDTTSLQETLIDPQALTNFRSPMLDLDSVYGSGPAVQPYLYRQPPAATDPVTNIRRTGPVEELLVGLTNTQPGAGDADVPVSQPNDLPRNAEGTALLGDQRNDENLIVAQLHVAFLKAHNKLVRLIRSGEIPSESPERKSPFEEARDLLIWHYQWIVLHDFLPRIIEQGQLDDVLKNGRRFYQYKDFPFIPVEFSVAVYRLGHSMIRSVYDYNRVFTPRPGGVTPATLDLLFRFTAKSGEPNDFANVPVPSDWIIDWRRFFDLDASLPTNPSRKLDPFLVEPLSVLPNVEGQGRPDAFASLAVRNLLRGKMVGLPPGQSVALRMGMEPLSPEQIAQGPDGAVAKKHNLHIESPLWYYVLKEAQIKHGGRRLGPVGSRILAEVFVGLLEGDSSSFLNRCPTWKPKRPIAREDGRFTAADLIAFMGDVSPIDGLADPAGRS from the coding sequence ATGACCAGTACCCAAGACAGACCCACCTCCGTCCCTCCTTCTGCGAGCCGCCGCGGACCGGAGGTCCGCCGCCACGGCCACGCACCGCGCACCGGTGAGCAGTACCCACTGGGCGAGTTCGTGCCCTCCGGCAAGTTCGGCCGCATGTTCGCCCGTCTGCGTCCGCTGTTGCCCCCAAACGAGGCGCTCATCGAACTGGGCCTGGCCATGGGCGACGTCGAACCGAACACCCCCGAAGGGGACAACCCCGAGGTGCCTGCGGGTTACACCTACCTGGGCCAGTTCATCGACCACGACATCACCTTCGACACCACCTCCCTGCAGGAAACGCTCATCGATCCGCAGGCGCTCACCAACTTCCGTTCGCCGATGCTCGATCTCGATTCGGTCTACGGCTCGGGCCCGGCGGTGCAGCCCTACCTCTACCGTCAACCTCCTGCCGCTACCGACCCGGTCACGAACATCCGCCGCACAGGCCCGGTGGAGGAATTGCTGGTCGGTTTGACCAACACCCAGCCCGGCGCCGGTGATGCCGACGTACCGGTCTCCCAGCCCAACGACCTGCCGCGCAACGCCGAGGGCACGGCGCTGTTGGGCGACCAGCGCAACGATGAGAACCTGATCGTCGCCCAGTTGCACGTTGCTTTTTTGAAGGCCCACAACAAGCTCGTCCGCCTCATCCGCAGCGGCGAAATTCCCAGCGAGTCGCCCGAGCGCAAGTCCCCCTTCGAGGAGGCCCGCGATTTGCTGATCTGGCACTACCAGTGGATCGTGCTGCACGACTTTCTGCCCCGCATTATCGAGCAAGGGCAACTGGATGACGTACTCAAAAACGGCCGCCGCTTTTACCAGTACAAGGATTTTCCGTTTATCCCGGTGGAGTTCTCCGTGGCCGTCTACCGCCTGGGTCACAGCATGATCCGCTCGGTCTACGACTACAACCGGGTCTTCACCCCGCGGCCGGGTGGGGTGACTCCGGCCACCCTCGATTTGCTGTTCCGCTTTACGGCCAAGTCGGGTGAGCCGAACGATTTTGCCAACGTACCCGTTCCGAGCGACTGGATCATCGATTGGCGCCGATTCTTTGATCTCGATGCCTCTCTGCCCACCAACCCCAGCCGCAAACTCGATCCATTCCTGGTGGAGCCGCTCAGCGTGTTGCCCAACGTCGAGGGGCAGGGCCGCCCGGACGCTTTTGCCTCCCTCGCCGTGCGCAACCTGCTGCGCGGCAAGATGGTCGGTCTGCCGCCGGGCCAGTCGGTGGCCCTGCGCATGGGCATGGAGCCGCTGAGCCCGGAGCAAATCGCCCAGGGTCCGGACGGCGCGGTGGCCAAAAAGCACAACCTGCACATCGAATCTCCCCTCTGGTACTACGTCCTCAAGGAGGCCCAGATCAAGCACGGTGGCCGCCGCCTCGGCCCGGTTGGCAGCCGCATCCTGGCGGAGGTGTTCGTGGGTCTGCTCGAAGGTGACAGCAGTTCCTTCCTCAACCGCTGCCCCACCTGGAAACCCAAGCGGCCCATCGCCCGCGAGGACGGACGCTTCACCGCCGCCGACTTGATCGCCTTTATGGGGGACGTCAGTCCGATTGACGGTCTGGCCGATCCTGCCGGCAGAAGCTGA
- a CDS encoding TonB-dependent receptor: MHGLFRPHFAGRWNAAAFAWCLVCVPVAPAAEVPHLAELERPATEAGLLTQQPLPEPPSKAPAPGSTPAEPVSNFVLEDVNVTANRRTQSDLSTPLAITVIPKEEIDRRRARATTIADLLNTVPNFSQSFTGGRFISQPRLRGGLGGRGSQSGLLILVDGIRRNNTNGTEDYLLDFPVDQIERIEVIRGAASVLYGTEAVDGVINLITRRGVTEQTARLSANFDFGSSETFRTGIGLSGKAGNLRYLTRFSSQNVGDYLDATGKTQVRNRFDSQNYLARLTYEFDNKSELEFEFLASRTQNLLLPIVSDSGAVFDFSFPYRNRDQYAFTYRNANLLGSEFQARLYYTGFERNFRNNIFLEAGPGALIPTSLQDQRPILTSLGGIAQFVSTLGAAKLTWGLDAYNESYSNNDTELTGGVADSTPQRPSGSQRSIAPFAQAAVPIAAGLNLTAGLRWDNYRQAAQATALNPVCPLPFLPPGVPCPFPLPPDSFPGNVRETSELIPAAGLTWEFAPGYALRASYGRAIRNPNFFELYGGPQSVGVTLGNPGLTTERSETYDIGIRVRQGRLRADIGYFLSNFDNKIVAQALPEFGGLVLLPANIRRVQGYGYEAEASWEIVDGLTVFGSYGTVTAYDQDTGTRIGSAQGYQLVPASASIGLRFQERSGFYAQAILRNVPSYFATAPAGQGNGFTVLDFDLGVPLSGATRLGIGVTNLTDALYREPFTTFNAPGAQIFASLATEF, translated from the coding sequence ATGCATGGTTTATTCCGCCCGCACTTTGCGGGACGGTGGAACGCGGCTGCGTTCGCCTGGTGCCTTGTTTGTGTCCCAGTTGCCCCGGCTGCTGAAGTACCGCACCTGGCCGAGCTTGAGCGGCCGGCCACCGAAGCGGGGTTGCTTACCCAGCAGCCGCTCCCGGAGCCTCCCTCCAAAGCTCCGGCACCTGGGAGTACTCCTGCAGAACCGGTCTCGAACTTTGTCCTGGAAGATGTGAACGTGACGGCCAACCGCCGCACCCAGAGCGATCTGAGTACGCCGCTTGCCATCACCGTGATCCCCAAAGAAGAAATCGACCGGCGGCGGGCGCGGGCCACGACCATCGCGGACTTGCTCAATACCGTCCCCAACTTCAGCCAGTCGTTTACGGGGGGCCGCTTCATCAGCCAGCCGCGCCTGCGGGGCGGTCTGGGGGGGCGCGGCTCCCAGTCGGGGCTGCTCATCTTGGTGGACGGCATCCGCCGCAACAATACCAACGGCACCGAAGACTATCTGCTTGATTTTCCGGTCGATCAAATCGAGCGCATCGAGGTGATCCGGGGGGCGGCCTCGGTGCTGTACGGTACGGAAGCGGTGGACGGCGTCATCAACCTCATCACCCGCCGGGGTGTTACCGAGCAGACCGCGCGCCTCAGCGCCAACTTCGACTTCGGCAGTTCTGAAACATTTCGCACCGGGATCGGCCTGAGCGGCAAAGCGGGCAATCTGCGCTACCTGACGCGCTTTTCGAGCCAGAACGTCGGGGATTACCTGGATGCCACCGGGAAGACCCAGGTGCGCAACCGCTTCGATTCTCAGAACTATCTGGCCCGCCTCACCTATGAGTTCGACAACAAAAGCGAGCTGGAATTCGAGTTTCTCGCCTCGCGCACGCAAAATCTGCTGTTGCCCATCGTTTCTGATAGCGGAGCGGTGTTCGATTTTTCCTTTCCTTACCGCAACCGCGACCAGTACGCCTTCACCTACCGCAACGCAAATCTGCTCGGAAGCGAATTTCAGGCGCGGCTCTACTACACCGGCTTCGAGCGCAACTTCCGCAACAACATCTTCCTTGAGGCCGGACCCGGGGCATTGATCCCCACTTCGCTGCAAGACCAGCGGCCGATTCTCACCAGCCTGGGCGGCATCGCCCAGTTCGTGAGCACCCTGGGAGCCGCCAAGCTCACCTGGGGGCTCGACGCCTACAACGAGAGCTACTCCAACAACGACACCGAATTGACCGGCGGCGTCGCCGACTCGACTCCCCAACGCCCGAGCGGCTCCCAGCGCTCCATCGCCCCCTTCGCCCAGGCGGCCGTGCCGATTGCTGCGGGGCTCAACCTCACCGCCGGTCTGCGCTGGGACAACTACCGCCAAGCGGCGCAAGCCACCGCCCTCAACCCGGTCTGTCCGCTGCCTTTTTTGCCTCCTGGCGTGCCTTGCCCCTTCCCGTTGCCGCCGGATAGCTTTCCGGGCAACGTGCGCGAGACGAGTGAACTCATCCCAGCGGCGGGCCTCACCTGGGAATTCGCTCCAGGCTATGCGCTACGCGCCAGTTACGGCCGGGCCATCCGCAACCCGAACTTTTTTGAGTTGTACGGCGGACCCCAAAGCGTCGGTGTCACCCTCGGCAATCCGGGCCTCACCACCGAGCGCTCCGAGACTTACGATATCGGCATCAGGGTGCGCCAGGGCCGATTGCGCGCCGATATCGGTTATTTTCTGAGCAACTTCGATAACAAAATCGTCGCCCAGGCGCTGCCCGAGTTCGGCGGGCTGGTGTTGCTGCCGGCCAACATTCGGCGGGTGCAGGGCTACGGCTACGAGGCGGAGGCGTCCTGGGAAATCGTGGACGGCCTGACTGTATTTGGCAGCTACGGCACCGTCACCGCCTACGACCAGGACACCGGTACCCGCATCGGCTCTGCCCAGGGCTATCAGCTCGTGCCCGCCTCAGCAAGCATCGGGCTGCGCTTTCAGGAGCGCTCCGGCTTCTACGCCCAGGCCATCTTGCGCAACGTACCCAGTTACTTCGCCACCGCCCCGGCCGGTCAAGGCAACGGGTTTACCGTCCTCGATTTTGATCTGGGCGTGCCTTTGAGCGGGGCAACCCGCCTGGGGATCGGGGTGACCAATCTTACCGACGCTCTATATCGCGAGCCTTTCACAACCTTCAACGCCCCCGGTGCCCAGATTTTCGCCTCGCTTGCCACGGAGTTTTGA
- a CDS encoding ABC transporter ATP-binding protein yields METLAQAPLQMADGGNVHLHVLPGEWLGLIGASGAGKSTMLRLLARLLAPFGGVVRLDGRLLQSGGILEAAQALGLIPCGLAPTGLTVWETAALARAGSRGCRLGAEDRKAVDWALARAGVGDLADRLAEPLLGAARQRLFLALALLQSPRVLLLDDPTIALDAREQLALLELLADLKRTENLAVVTVFDDLNLAARFCERLLLLSDGRPVAGGTPGQVLAAPLLERAMGVEFYRFETPFGLQVFPIRILSE; encoded by the coding sequence ATGGAAACGCTTGCACAGGCACCCTTGCAGATGGCAGACGGCGGCAATGTGCACCTGCACGTCCTGCCGGGGGAATGGCTGGGACTGATTGGGGCAAGCGGGGCGGGCAAATCGACGATGTTGCGGTTGCTGGCCCGGCTGTTGGCCCCCTTCGGCGGGGTGGTGCGCCTGGATGGCCGGCTGTTGCAGTCGGGCGGCATTTTGGAGGCCGCCCAGGCGCTCGGGCTGATTCCCTGCGGCCTGGCACCCACGGGCCTCACGGTGTGGGAGACGGCGGCGCTGGCGCGGGCCGGTTCGCGCGGCTGCCGGTTGGGGGCCGAAGATCGCAAAGCGGTGGATTGGGCGCTGGCGCGCGCCGGGGTGGGTGATCTGGCCGACCGGTTGGCCGAGCCGCTGCTTGGCGCTGCCCGCCAGCGGCTTTTTTTGGCCCTGGCCCTGCTGCAAAGTCCGCGGGTGCTGCTGCTCGACGATCCGACCATCGCCCTCGATGCGCGCGAGCAACTGGCGCTGTTGGAGTTGCTCGCCGATCTCAAGCGCACCGAGAATCTGGCGGTCGTGACCGTCTTTGATGATCTCAATCTGGCGGCGCGCTTTTGTGAGCGTCTGCTGCTGCTCAGTGACGGCCGGCCGGTGGCCGGCGGCACTCCCGGACAGGTGCTCGCAGCACCGCTGTTGGAGCGGGCGATGGGGGTCGAGTTCTATCGGTTCGAGACGCCCTTCGGCCTGCAGGTCTTTCCTATTCGGATTCTTTCGGAGTAA